A genomic region of Bradyrhizobium sp. ORS 278 contains the following coding sequences:
- a CDS encoding MFS transporter has protein sequence MPIARPSRSPDREPAPERAAETDARPDVQQHPGPAAKPLPSRQSLRGLDWFIFFLADVQTGFGPFIAVYLTTQKWTQAQIGLVLSIGGIVGLIGQMPGGAIIDAAKSERRVAGFAVAAIGCCALAYAVWPIFPVVAGAATLHAAASCVLGPAIAAISLGLVGPLGMAERLGRNARFASLGNGVAAAIMGTCGYLLSSRAVFLVTFILAFPTLIALSRIREHEIDVARAHGHAVQEDREVARLSNLLGLLRQRALLVFALGVFLLQLANAAMLPLMAGVVTTKSSEWAPMLIAFCIVVPQAIVALTSPSVGAVAQQWGRRPLLMLGFAALTIRGALFAVVHDPYVLVAVQIFDGVTAAVFAVMIPLTVADVAFGSGHFNLAQGIVGTASGVGGSLSTVVAGFASDRFGSATAFMGLSGVALTGLVLIALLMPETGQRVRRG, from the coding sequence ATGCCGATCGCACGGCCGTCCAGATCACCTGACCGGGAGCCCGCGCCGGAGCGCGCGGCGGAGACGGACGCGCGCCCGGACGTGCAGCAGCATCCGGGCCCCGCCGCGAAGCCGTTGCCGTCGCGGCAGAGCCTGCGCGGGCTCGACTGGTTCATCTTCTTCCTTGCCGACGTCCAGACCGGCTTCGGCCCGTTCATCGCGGTGTACCTCACGACGCAGAAATGGACCCAGGCCCAGATCGGCCTGGTGCTGTCGATCGGCGGCATCGTCGGGCTGATCGGACAGATGCCTGGCGGCGCGATCATCGATGCGGCGAAATCGGAGCGGCGCGTGGCGGGATTCGCCGTGGCTGCCATCGGCTGCTGCGCGCTGGCCTATGCGGTGTGGCCGATCTTTCCAGTCGTGGCCGGCGCCGCAACCTTGCATGCGGCGGCGAGCTGCGTGCTCGGACCCGCGATCGCCGCGATCAGCCTCGGTCTCGTCGGCCCGCTTGGCATGGCCGAGCGTCTCGGCCGCAATGCGCGCTTCGCCTCGCTCGGCAATGGCGTCGCGGCGGCGATCATGGGGACGTGCGGCTATCTGCTGTCCAGCCGCGCGGTTTTTCTTGTCACCTTCATCCTCGCATTCCCGACCTTGATCGCACTGTCGCGGATCCGCGAGCACGAGATCGACGTCGCCCGGGCCCATGGTCACGCCGTCCAGGAGGACAGAGAGGTCGCGCGGCTGTCGAATCTGCTCGGCCTGTTGCGTCAGCGTGCGCTGCTCGTGTTCGCGCTCGGCGTGTTCCTGCTGCAGCTCGCCAATGCGGCGATGCTGCCGCTGATGGCTGGCGTGGTCACGACGAAATCGAGCGAGTGGGCGCCGATGCTGATCGCGTTCTGCATCGTGGTGCCGCAAGCGATCGTCGCGCTGACCTCGCCGTCAGTCGGCGCGGTGGCGCAACAATGGGGTAGGCGGCCGCTGCTGATGCTGGGATTTGCGGCGCTCACGATCCGTGGCGCGTTATTTGCCGTCGTTCACGATCCCTACGTGCTGGTCGCGGTGCAGATCTTCGACGGCGTCACCGCTGCAGTATTCGCCGTGATGATTCCACTGACGGTGGCCGATGTCGCATTTGGCAGCGGCCACTTCAATCTGGCGCAAGGCATCGTCGGCACCGCGTCGGGCGTCGGTGGCTCATTATCCACCGTGGTCGCCGGCTTTGCGAGTGACCGGTTTGGCAGCGCCACCGCCTTCATGGGTCTGTCAGGCGTGGCTCTGACAGGTCTTGTGTTGATCGCGCTGCTGATGCCGGAAACGGGGCAGCGCGTGCGGAGAGGCTGA
- a CDS encoding helix-turn-helix domain-containing protein — protein sequence MLNQSITHSVVNTNAPHAVPSPAANAPAANPFAEITGHAGLIASEFSYKKDEEIYGEDEPAEYVYQVISGAVRSYKLLSDGRRQIGAFHLPGDVFGLEFGSVHRLAAEAIIDTTVRLVKRRSLEQAAGTDVAVARKLWTMTAHDLRHAEDHMLLLGRKTAMERVATFLLEMDRRLAVAGMMALPMCRRDIGDYLGLTLETVSRALSQLQSQGILGFSGARQIVLRNRQRLRSMDA from the coding sequence ATGCTCAATCAGTCGATTACCCACTCGGTCGTCAACACCAACGCCCCCCATGCCGTCCCCTCTCCTGCCGCAAATGCTCCTGCCGCCAACCCGTTTGCCGAGATCACCGGCCATGCCGGCCTGATCGCCAGCGAGTTCTCCTACAAGAAGGACGAGGAGATCTACGGCGAGGACGAGCCAGCTGAGTACGTCTATCAGGTGATTTCCGGCGCCGTGCGCAGCTACAAGCTCCTGTCCGACGGCCGCCGCCAGATCGGCGCCTTCCATCTTCCCGGCGACGTGTTCGGCCTCGAATTCGGCTCCGTGCATCGTCTCGCCGCCGAAGCCATTATCGACACCACCGTGCGCCTCGTGAAGCGCCGCAGTCTCGAGCAGGCCGCCGGCACCGACGTCGCCGTCGCCCGCAAGCTCTGGACCATGACGGCGCACGACCTGCGTCACGCCGAGGACCACATGCTGCTGCTGGGCCGCAAGACCGCGATGGAGCGCGTCGCGACCTTCCTGCTCGAGATGGACCGCCGCCTTGCCGTGGCCGGCATGATGGCGCTGCCGATGTGCCGCCGGGATATCGGCGACTACCTGGGCCTGACGCTGGAGACCGTCTCCCGTGCGCTGTCGCAGCTGCAGAGCCAGGGCATTCTCGGGTTCTCCGGTGCCCGTCAGATCGTGCTGCGCAACCGTCAGCGCCTGCGCAGCATGGACGCCTGA
- a CDS encoding response regulator → MSALAKPKVYVADDDADVLGSLRFLLEADGFDVRTFRSGNALLKASDRAAVDCFVVDYKMPELNGVEVADRLRKQGATAPVVLITGHYDDRLAARAAAVGIQDFLLKPLLDDNLVKRIRKAIANDEPVTAP, encoded by the coding sequence ATGTCGGCTCTCGCCAAACCAAAGGTCTATGTAGCGGACGACGATGCCGACGTTCTCGGCTCGCTGCGATTCCTGCTGGAGGCCGACGGATTCGACGTCCGCACGTTCCGCAGCGGCAACGCGCTGCTGAAGGCATCGGATCGCGCGGCAGTGGACTGCTTCGTGGTCGATTACAAGATGCCCGAGTTGAATGGCGTCGAGGTCGCCGACAGGTTGCGCAAGCAAGGCGCGACAGCTCCCGTGGTGCTCATCACCGGCCATTATGACGACCGCCTGGCGGCACGCGCCGCAGCCGTCGGCATCCAGGATTTCCTGCTGAAGCCGCTGCTCGACGACAATCTGGTCAAGCGGATCCGCAAGGCGATCGCCAATGACGAGCCGGTTACCGCTCCCTGA
- the fixJ gene encoding response regulator FixJ has product MAERGRVYVIDDDEAMRDSLNFLLDSSGFDVTLFENAQSFLDRLPTLGFGCVVSDVRMPGIDGIELLKRMKTTGSGFPILVMTGHGDVPLAVEAMKLGAVDFLEKPFEDERLVAMIETAIKQAEPAAKNESVTQDILARVASLSPRERQVMDGLMAGLSNKLIAREYDISPRTIEVYRANVMTKMGANSLSELVRLAMRAGALKD; this is encoded by the coding sequence ATGGCTGAACGGGGAAGGGTCTATGTGATCGACGACGACGAGGCGATGCGGGATTCGCTCAACTTCCTGCTCGATTCCTCGGGCTTCGACGTCACGCTGTTCGAGAATGCGCAGTCCTTCCTCGATCGGTTGCCGACGCTCGGCTTCGGCTGCGTCGTCTCCGACGTGCGGATGCCGGGCATCGACGGCATCGAGCTGCTCAAGCGCATGAAGACGACAGGCAGCGGCTTCCCTATCCTGGTGATGACCGGCCACGGCGACGTGCCGCTTGCGGTCGAGGCGATGAAGCTCGGCGCCGTCGACTTTCTCGAAAAGCCGTTCGAGGACGAGCGCCTCGTCGCGATGATCGAAACGGCGATCAAGCAGGCTGAACCTGCGGCGAAGAACGAGTCTGTGACGCAGGACATTCTCGCCCGCGTCGCGAGTCTCAGCCCGCGCGAGCGCCAGGTGATGGACGGCCTGATGGCCGGCCTCTCCAACAAGCTCATCGCGCGCGAATACGACATCAGCCCGCGCACGATCGAGGTCTACCGCGCCAACGTGATGACCAAGATGGGCGCGAACAGCCTCTCCGAGCTGGTCCGTCTGGCGATGCGCGCCGGCGCGTTGAAGGATTGA